The segment tgactaaactgaactgaactgaactgaagtgctgaagaattgatgcttttgaactgtggtgttggagaagactcttcagagcctgttggactgcaaggagatccaaccagtccattctgaaggagatcagccctgggatttctttggagggaatgatgctgaagttgaaactccagtactttggccacctcatgcgaagagttgactcatttgaaaagaccctgatgctgggaaaaattgaaggcgggaggaaaaggggatgacagaggatgagatagttggatggcatcactgactccatggatatgtgtttgagcaagctctgggagttggtgatggacagggaggcctggtgtgctgcagtccatggggtcacaaagggtcagacacgactgagcaactgaactgagtaatgTATCACCAGAAGCAGGACTGGGGCAAGGCAGGGAGATGACTGCTTTAGAACTGATAGAAATCATGCTTTTTCCAATTTTCCAGGTGCTAAAAAAAGAGAGTCTAGACTCAGATTTGCCCCTTCATTAGTTTTGAGATTGCCTCTGTATTTCTCCCCATTATCCTTATATCATCGCTAGAGAGAGGAAATTGAAGTGGCTGTTGTTCCTCATGTGTGCaactgtttcttttccctttgtctttaaaAGTTGACGCCACTTCTGCCCAAACTGTGCCTTGCTCTGTCCTCTGCCCCTTCTTCCTTTCTCGCCCATGGTCTCATCATTTTCTCTCTGGTTTCTCCTCCACCTTTGCCAGTctggccctcccctccctgcttttAGCTCTCCCCGTGCCCTCCTCTCCTCATCCTTCCTTTACTCCTTATTTCCGTAAATTAACATATTATGAGCATTAACTGGCAGCTACCCTGAgaagagaggaggtgggggtggggggaagaaaacATTACCACCAGGTTTGAACTAATTCCTGCTGCCAGCCCTGAGTCCTGTGGCATTTGCCATGGGTGTGAAATTGCAATAAGCAAGGGTCCGTGCTTATATTTCTAACCTTTCCTCTGTTGGTGCTGGAGACACGCATTGAATGTTGAACAGTCATCCCATGCTGTCCCCTTTTCAGGGTATCACCTATCCTTTTGAAAGAGAATTGAGAGAAGCTCAGATTGGCGGTGGGGGGAGGACGAGGGAAGTATCTAGAAATACAGCAGGTAAATAGTAATTTAGCATCTGAGTAATGAGCTGCTTCAAAACGAGACATTAATTTTGTAAGAATTTACCTGGAGCATAGATAGACAATAGATaaatagaagggcttccctggtggctcagacaatgaagaatctgcctgcaatgcaggagaccctggttcgacccctggagaaggaaatggctacccactccagtattcttgcctggagaatcccatggacagaggagcctggtgggctatagtccatggggctgcaaaaagatagataaataaagatatttatatcATTCAGAACTatagaagaaaatgtttctaaaatcaCCCTACATTCTTTTAAAAGGGATGAAGCATTGAGAATGGTGAGAAAAAAGAGGTTCAAATAAGGATAAAAATGCAGCCTTTGACATCATTCCCACCTGTCTTAGCAGTGTGTATTCTTCGTCTCCACATGTAGCGTTCATTAAGCAGATGTTCTCTGCAGCCTGCGGGCACTCAGTACTTGAAGGAAAAGAATCTTTTATAGCATCCAGTCTCGTGACACACAATACGTGTAACACATGTCGGCTGTAACTCTGGGCCAGGCCCTGTGttcatgtttataaatattatctTATCCCACCCTGAGACCAGCCCTATGAGGAAAGTAAAATGATTACCCTATTTTTGAGAAGGGGAAACAGCCTTGAGAGGTTAAGTAAAATGCCAACGTCAGAGCGGTGGCCATGTACTCGGGTTTTTAGCAGATGCcttgatttcttcatcttttggttttctttaaattgtttGAAGGTATTCCACACCCAATCCAGCTACCCAGTGCCACCCTTGAAGACTGGCAGACAGGCTGCTTACGCTGCCTTTCACATGTCACCAGGTTTAAGGCGGGGGCTCTTGTTTGCTTTCTAGGTCTCAGGAAACAGATTAGGGAATGTAAGGcaagtgtttttttcctttaagaacttGGCGGAAAGTTGAATTCTGGTTATTTTCAAACCCACTCCTATCCCATTTGCCCAGTCTTCATCACACAGCCCATCCCTGGCTTCAAAGGAGGCTGGGAGATACAGTGCTGTGCCTGGGGGCTGCTGGGGTATTGTCTCTTGCTAAAGGAAGGCGATTGTGGGCGAGGGAAGAGGACAGCCCGTCACCAGGCCATTAACAGACTCTATCAGAGTGCTGGCctgaaatttttcctttaaaaaaacacCAAGATTTACTTAAATAGTATAAACAGGTCTTAGAAGGATCCTTCAGGGACTTAGTCAATTTTCAAGCTATGTATACTTGGCCATGAAATATTATTAAGCATCAAGGACCTCTACTTGGGTCcaagctttgtgaccttggacacaCTACTGATAATTACTTTCTCTCAgcttattttctcatctgtaatttTGTCCTGATAATACCAACCCTAACTGTCGATAAGGATAAGGATTAAATGTAATAGCTGAAGAAAGATCCTGGCACAGAATATTTGCTCAAAATTATGCCTCTTTATTACAGTTCAGTCAATaagtttttaatactttttgataggagaaaagagaaggcagAAGTGGGAAATTTGTGTACAGAGGtgagctgaaagtgaaaagtgaaagtgaaatcgctcagtcctgtccaactctgcaaccgtatggactgtagcccgccaggctcctccgtccatgggattttccaggcaataatactgaagcgGGCTGCCGTTttcttctcaggggatcttcacaacccagggatcgaactcaggtctcctgcattgcaggcatattctttagcctctgagccaccagggaatccctcacaGAGGTGAGTtagccaaaataaaatgaaagaatagttGGGAGtatcaagagaaaaatatttttactgaagtaaagttgatttacatataagtgtttatattttaaattaacagtGAGTTAGTTCAACTAGagtttaaaagatatatttttccaCAGTGTTCTGAAAACATCGttattttgtcttcattcttAGAGAATatttttgctggatatagaattctgggTTAACAGTGGTgtttctctttcagcattttaaatatttctcttggTCTTCACTGTTTCTGACAAGAAGTCAACCTTAATTCTTACCATTGTTTCTCTGTGTGTAATGCACTATTTTTCTGTAGctactttcaagattttctttctctttggttcTCAGGAGTTTATGATGTACATAGAAGTagttattctttgtattttttcataCTATGGTTTGCTGAACttcttgaatctatagatttatATCTTGTGctagattttggcaatttgggtCATTATTACTTTTTTCTGATCCATATCCTGCTTGTCAAGTCTTGGGACTATAATTTCACATGTTTTAAACTTTCTGATATTGTTCCACAGATTCTTGGGGATCTGTTCATGTTTTTCaatgtcttttctctctcttttttgggaTGAATAATTTCTGTTGATTAAGCTTCACGTTCACTGACTTTCTTCTTTGTCATCTCTATTCTTCTCCTAAGCCCAAccagtgaatttttattttaggtattttatttttcacttctaagaTTCACATTTGACTCTTCTTTTAAATAGTTCCTATTTCTGGGGCTTGAGAAGGTTTAGACCAGGGGCTGGGATCTTTGATGCGGGGGTTAAAACTGTGGATTCCCAGTCATTTTATCAAGGGTCTGGATAAATGGCTGGACAGGAGAGTTTTTCAGGTTTGGGGCTCAACTCAACAGGATACTTATTACTGGTATTGGCAAAGAGTGAAGCCAGACTTCTTGTCCTGCCAGCCTCACCCCTTCGGCAGCCGGTACGAGCAACAGCAGGGTGGTTACCCTCCTGGTTACAGCTCTGGCCGCGGGACGGGTGGAAATGGACCCAACCTTTATTCTGCATGTGAGACCTCCGGACACCCCTCTGAGACTTCGCTTCCACCCAAGGAAACCACATCTGTAGCTGAAAACCAAGATGAAGATTCACTAGAAGATCCAAATCTCCACTTGAATATTGAGGAACTCAACAAAGAATTTATGGTGAAAAGTGAAGAGCTCTACCAATCTCTCATGAATTGCCACTGGCAGCCTCTCGATACAGTGCACTCAGAAATCCCAGACAAGACCCTCCAAGAGCAAGATGCTCATTAAGCTACCCAACTACCATATTTAttgtgtcttgttttgtttttgtttaaaaagttctCCCAGGAAGGCACTGGATTGTGTGTATAAATACAGATTCTTGAGAGAATGTAGTGTAAATAAACGTTACCAGCAcgttcaaaaaaaaattaaaaaaaaaatagttcctaTTTCTCTGCTGCGATTtcctatttgttcattcattaaaagcatattttcttttatgttcttgAACATAGTTCTAACAACTATTTTAACTCCTTGTCTACTAAtttcagtttgtgggtcatctttGAGTTGATGTTcattgatttcattttctcttgaatCTTGGtcacagttttaaaatgtatttatacatttgGATTATATTGTGTACATCGATGATACATTATAAAGACCCTGGATTCTGTTTTGTCtttctgaaaattattattttattattaaaacaggCAGCTAACTTGGCTGGACAGCAGCCAAAATCTCATTCAGCACTTGTAGTCTTAGTGTTCCCACCCAGAGTAAATCTACATGTTGAATTTACATTACCCTAATTTTCCTCTTCTTAGCTGCTTCTGTAATTACAGGTCCAGAGTCTCAGGAGAAAATAACTATGCATTGGAGGTTATACTTTATGAATCAACTTATTTTTGTGATGGAAAAAATAGCAGTGCTATTATTGACAGATTA is part of the Bubalus bubalis isolate 160015118507 breed Murrah chromosome 11, NDDB_SH_1, whole genome shotgun sequence genome and harbors:
- the LOC123464537 gene encoding putative uncharacterized protein C6orf52; protein product: MYKLVLIVGIQLMLQEQFPAREVSAHCLYYGQKRDFRIAKGSFGNHNLKSYFCFAELCRGNHGKRASQMAHWPTECLHLVSSLHTEAWRAHPLPQRGHLCLAPSSSPLPSLAHRKEPHPFGSRYEQQQGGYPPGYSSGRGTGGNGPNLYSACETSGHPSETSLPPKETTSVAENQDEDSLEDPNLHLNIEELNKEFMVKSEELYQSLMNCHWQPLDTVHSEIPDKTLQEQDAH